tttcatttatgCTTGTGCAAATGTTAGATCTTCATTCAGGTAAGAAACTTCTGAGGAATACTTTTGTCGTCGCGTTCAGGCAATCTCTtcaaaattactttttgttttcGGACCATGAATAAAAATGGAGAGTAGTTTATTCCATATCTGATCCAAAGACTTGCcaattgaagaaaaaggaacaaGATTCCTTAGTGATTAtgacttttgaaatttgttgtTGCATttgaaagaggaaaaagaaaaggctaaCGTAAGTGCTTATGGTAATTGAAGAAAGACGAGAAGAGCAGCGACTTGTTGACATGCTTATTCAATTTGTATAGTAGCTGAAAACGGTATGAAAATTCTTGTGCAGGGATGCCTAGCACTATGGCCGGGCACCATTTTCTGAAATTGCTTAACTATGATGAGATGGCTTTTGACAACCTCTTCTGTGTTGCCTTCAAAATGCTGGACGTGCAGTGGCTTGCAAAACGTGCTTCATATATGGAGTTTAACGTTAAGAATTTCTGACTGCCATATCTGAAAATCAGTATACTTGCCTTCTGTGTTACCATTATCAGTGACCAAATCTACATTTTCGTCTCCCACAGGAGGTTCTCAAGTCTACAAGATCACAACTGGAGCGTGAGCTTGCACTGGAAGATGTATTGAGTGTGAGAGATTTACCAGCTTATAATCTACTGAAAAGATAACATGTCGTACGCAGGTGGTGTAAACGTAATTTTTAAGCAAAAGagggaatatttgtaattgcgCCAAACTTCTATaggtataaatgtaatttccttttctcGTCTTTGAGATACACATTACTCCGAAGTTGTAAACTTACAAGTTATGAATCTGaggaaaaaatcaaatcacTTCTTGGACTTTGTTTTTCTCAGCTCAGGCATGATTGTTCTCCTCTGAGGATCTCAAGTACCACTTTTTCAGCCGTGCTGATGTTTTGGATACCTATGAAAAGACATCATTAACAAACGTAAATTGACAGGTTAAACATCCTCTGTCTTCGATGTGAAGATCGTTTTCCGGTCTTTACCTCTTCATCCCAATTTGTTCTCCACACCATGAAGCTAAGTGAAAGTGTCTGAGCCACAACTCCAGTGTTCATTCCAAGCCATATACCCTGTCAAAGTCGATTTCGACCTCAGTTGTGATGCATAACTGGCTTAAAAAAGTATGTATGTTAGTCATTTTTGCATAAGCGTCGAGTGTGTTACCTCCACTTGAAGATGGATCGCATATCCAAGCACAGTTCCCATAGGCAGTccaatcacataaaaacaaattaagttGATAAGCGCGACTTTCGTCTGCAGACCTGCTCCTACGGCAATACCTGACAACAAACAAGCCAAGAACACCAAGAATGTGAAAGAAGCTAAGATTTTTAAACATTCAAGGAAGAAAAGTTCAAAGATTTCACGAAGGGGTTATGATGTCTGTAAACTAGACCTGACAGCACAGGAAAAATGCAACCGAGTAACACAGTAAACGCAAGTAGAAGAGAGAGATCAGACACGGTCTGCGCGACTTCCTCCTCGTTTGTGAACAGATATCCAAGTTTGTTGCTAAAAGCCATGCAAAGAATCCAAAAAAACAGCGCTATAGCAACTGAAGTGCTCATCAAGACTCTGATCGAAAACTTTGCAGCCTTGGCGTCTCCTCTGCCTAGCTCGTTCGCGATTCTCACGCTGTTTATGGAGACAATGTACGgggaataattttttgatttatcaaGGAAACGATGAAGTTGAAATAAGAGGGATATTTCGATATTTTTGCATGAAAAAACACGTACCATGCAGCGCCCATAATGCCAAAGATGCTATTAATCATCCAACCACTGATGTTAAGGCTGCAAAATCAATTTCAGCTTGAATCAGTAGAGATGTTGACTGTGCatgaaaacaagaacaagCTTTTCTTCAGGTGCTTACCAAATAGAGAATGCAGATATGGCTACCTCTGCATTTTTCATGTATCCAGCCAGTAAGACCAGAATTGCATAGTACCATAATTCCAAGCTGTAAGCATAAGGGAATTTGTTCCAGTGATGATTTTGGAAATTGATGTAACTGGTGGCAATAAAATGAACCTTAGAGGCATGTCCATAATTTACCAGATCATCACACCAGATGACATCGATAGTTTCACGGCGGGCAACATGTCCTGCACGGCAGCTACACTGAACCCTTTCCATGTATCGGAGCACCACCCGCCGAAGATGTACATGAATTCTCCAAGCACAACGAACCACGAAGATGTGCATAGTGCACCCATGGCACCAGCAACTCCAAAATCAAGAACGTCTACGAAAAGATATGATAATAGAATGTGGATTACGAATTGGAGAGCCGACAGCCATGCAATGATCATGTTCTTCTGCTGTGCTTGTAAATACATTTGTATCGTCAAGCTGAAAATCAAGCCATAGACAAAGGGAATGAACCACAAAGAAATGTATCCAGCGGACTTTGCGATGGCTTCTTCCTCACCGAGTAGGTTAAAGATTGGTGTGGCAAAGAGGAAAACAGGAAGTAGAAGAGTTAGTGTGATGAGATCAATGAACCATGATCTTTGTAGGTGAATGCCCATCATGTGGTACTGTCTTGCCCCAAATGCTTGGCCACAAAGTGTTTCCGTTGCACTCGACATTCCAATCTGTGAAACAACAGACATGCTAACAGAAGTAAgttgaagagaaaaagagcATCACGTTGTTCTACTCCATTAACGGCACCTCAAGATTGCTAAACAACAGCCAGAAGAGACAGAAAAGGATCCCTCTTTGTGATCATTTCTGTAGGCGTTGGACAAAATGAAACAACGTGAGCCAAATTTGAAACATTGGCTGTTGATTTCCAGTAAAATCTGACGTCTAGAAGTCcttttttcaatgaaaataaacCAGCATTTGATCACAAACTTTGTCATACAATCACTATTTTGTGCCAGCAAATCATGTACTACTGCACAGGCTGACCGTTTCTCATTGGTTTCAGACAAACCGAGATGAAAATTTCTGGCCTATACATGAAAATAACAGAGAGAATTATGGACTGATTCTGGAACTATATATGCAGCATATCCTTTACAAAGTAACGAGTACTATCAACAAAGTATACATATTCGGAGCATTAAAGGGTATGTAATCGTGAATCGTGATACTAAAAATAACGACTAGAAGAAACTCTTAGCAGGATATCGAGCATGCACTTACCAGTATCCCGTTCACAAACCGCACGCTTAAGGTCTGGACAAGTGCATAACCAGCAAGGTCCAGTGAATTTATGTGCCCGATAAACGACTGCGTCACAACGATGGTTCCAAATGAAGCTACTCTCGAAATAACACCCGGCGTCGCAACTCTCCATATCTTCTTGGATTCTTCAAGCACTCTTGCCTTCAAATCACCCTCATGTTCTGCTTCAGAGCTCAGCAGACTCTCTTGCATGCTATTATCATCCATGGCTCTACAATCATAAATGAAATAGTATTACCTACTTGTAAAGGAGTACTACgctttatttataattttgtagaaTTAATTGGGAGTTAGTACTCTTCGTTGtacattttctctctttgatATTAATGTAGAACGGCTGGGGACCCCGAAAAAAAAACTCCCCCCACCAAGGCACTGATggtttttgttgaaaaagaaaattgtgggCTTTTATTTCCAATGTTTTTCCTTTCAGATAAACTGGTTTGATTTGGTTTTTCGCTATCAGGACATCATGTTACTACCTTGACATTCTCCATGTTAGAGCTAAAATTATCTAATCATAACCGATGCTGTTTTCCTTCACGTGCACATGTGGTTAGGAAACAAGAACACCTCACagaattgaaatttgaagaagaaattgaaTCACCTCATTATGCCCTTAATCTCCTGCTGTTACAAGAAATAATTTGGCAGTTTTATGGCTGTTTAATTGGATTTGAAGGCACTTTATGGCTGCATTAGTGTTTGGTATAGCCGTAACTATATAAAGGCCATTCCTCATGCTTGTcaacacataaaaaattagaacaatcCTCTCTATTTCTTGAAGATCTCCCTCAgttttctataaaatattttattgatttgatcTTAGTTTCGGTAATAAGCTTTTTGAGTGTTTGTTCGAGGTGTTTTTCGGTATAGTGCTAAAACCAAAAGAACTACAACCGTCTTATTTTGGGAGAAATTACGTTGTACCTGGTGCAATACTGATACGAgacgtatattttcttcaa
The window above is part of the Sesamum indicum cultivar Zhongzhi No. 13 linkage group LG2, S_indicum_v1.0, whole genome shotgun sequence genome. Proteins encoded here:
- the LOC105155910 gene encoding protein DETOXIFICATION 24-like is translated as MDDNSMQESLLSSEAEHEGDLKARVLEESKKIWRVATPGVISRVASFGTIVVTQSFIGHINSLDLAGYALVQTLSVRFVNGILIGMSSATETLCGQAFGARQYHMMGIHLQRSWFIDLITLTLLLPVFLFATPIFNLLGEEEAIAKSAGYISLWFIPFVYGLIFSLTIQMYLQAQQKNMIIAWLSALQFVIHILLSYLFVDVLDFGVAGAMGALCTSSWFVVLGEFMYIFGGWCSDTWKGFSVAAVQDMLPAVKLSMSSGVMICLELWYYAILVLLAGYMKNAEVAISAFSICLNISGWMINSIFGIMGAACVRIANELGRGDAKAAKFSIRVLMSTSVAIALFFWILCMAFSNKLGYLFTNEEEVAQTVSDLSLLLAFTVLLGCIFPVLSGIAVGAGLQTKVALINLICFYVIGLPMGTVLGYAIHLQVEGIWLGMNTGVVAQTLSLSFMVWRTNWDEEVSKTSARLKKWYLRSSEENNHA